In one Nicotiana tomentosiformis chromosome 6, ASM39032v3, whole genome shotgun sequence genomic region, the following are encoded:
- the LOC138894715 gene encoding uncharacterized protein: MYGTQLLTVVGLDPNNNIFPIAYAVVERERKESWEWFLNYLKLDLDIDDDDTCTFMSDKQNSLIEAFDEVLIYICHRFCVRHLHNNFKRAEYSSISLKNALWTAAKATTVKWFDDCMVDICDLDSEAAEWSKSHFPQTVKCDTLLNNICEYFNSMIIEARDKPIITLLEKLRYHLMTSIQANRDKCAKWNDNDICPRIKDVLHKNRASAAEFIPRKSNEGNYEIIGTSIMNNWAVDLLNRKCS; the protein is encoded by the coding sequence ATGTATGGGACTCAATTGTTAACTGTTGTTGGGCTTGATCcgaataataatatttttccgaTAGCATATGCAGTTGTAGAGAGGGAAAGAAAGGAATCGTGGGAATggtttttaaattatttgaagCTTGACTTAGACATTGATGATGATGACACATGTACCTTCATGTCAGATAAGCAAAACAGTTTGATTGAAGCATTCGATGAGGTATTGATATATATTTGTCATCGATTCTGTGTGAGACACCTCCATAACAACTTTAAGAGGGCCGAGTACAGTAGTATCTCTCTCAAGAATGCCCTTTGGACGGCTGCAAAAGCTACAACAGTAAAGTGGTTTGATGATTGCATGGTTGACATCTGTGATCTAGATTCAGAAGCTGCCGAATGGTCTAAATCTCACTTCCCTCAAACTGTGAAATGTGATACCTTACTCAATAATATATGTGAATATTTTAATAGCATGATCATTGAGGCTAGAGATAAGCCGATTATCACTTTATTAGAGAAGTTAAGGTATCACCTTATGACAAGTATACAAGCAAATAGGGATAAATGTGCCAAGTggaatgataatgatatttgccCTAGGATTAAGGATGTATTGCACAAAAATCGAGCTAGTGCAGCTGAATTTATTCCTAGGAAGTCAAATGAGGGAAATTATGAGATAATAGGAACAAGCATAATGAACAATTGGGCTGTGGATTTATTAAATAGAAAATGCAGTTGA